In Mercurialis annua linkage group LG5, ddMerAnnu1.2, whole genome shotgun sequence, a single genomic region encodes these proteins:
- the LOC126682155 gene encoding glucose-1-phosphate adenylyltransferase large subunit 1, with translation MDSCCMALKTSANLGKGGFNNGDKEFLGERARGSLNYSVGFNQITRSLKAGWNVNNVKPSNAYAVLTSNNPKEIVTLPSPPRLERRKVDPKNVASIILGGGAGTKLFPLTRRAATPAVPVGGCYKLIDVPMSNCINSGINKIFVLTQFNSASLNRHLARTYFGNGINFGDGFVEVLAATQTPGEAGMNWFQGTADAVRQFTWVFEDAKNRNVEHIVILSGDHLYRMDYMDFVQHHVDSNADITISCAPVGESRASDYGLVNIDSRGRITHFAEKPVGAELRSMQADTTNLGLSPQDAVKSPYIASMGVYVFRTEILLKLLRWRFPTSNDFGSEIIPAAVMEHNVQAYVFRDYWEDIGTIKSFYEANLALTVEPPKFEFYDTKTPFYTSPRFLPPTKIDKSRIVDAIISHGCFLRECNIQHSVVGERSRLDYGVELKDTVMLGADCYQTEAEIASLLADGKVPIGVGSNTKIKNCIIDKNAKIGKDVLIVNKAGVQEADRPEEGFYIRSGITIVMEKATIEDGKVI, from the exons ATGGATTCATGTTGTATGGCTTTGAAGACCAGTGCCAATTTGGGGAAAGGTGGTTTTAACAATGGAGATAAGGAGTTCTTAGGGGAAAGGGCCAGAGGGAGTTTAAATTATAGTGTTGGCTTCAATCAGATAACAAGAAGCTTAAAAGCTGGTTGGAATGTTAATAATGTCAAGCCTAGTAATGCTTATGCTGTGTTAACATCAAATAATCCTAAGGAGATTGTG ACCTTGCCATCACCACCGCGTTTGGAGAGGCGAAAAGTGGATCCGAAAAATGTAGCTTCAATCATATTGGGAGGAGGTGCAGGGACCAAGCTATTTCCTCTTACCAGAAGGGCTGCAACACCAGCT GTACCTGTGGGAGGATGCTACAAGCTTATAGATGTTCCTATGAGCAATTGCATCAATAGTGGCATTAATAAGATTTTTGTATTGACACAATTCAATTCTGCTTCCCTTAATCGACACCTTGCTCGCACATATTTTGGAAATGGAATCAATTTTGGGGACGGATTCGTTGAG GTTCTTGCTGCTACTCAAACACCTGGAGAAGCCGGGATGAATTGGTTCCAAGGAACAGCTGATGCTGTGAGACAATTTACATGGGTTTTTGAG GATGCCAAGAACAGGAATGTAGAGCATATAGTAATCTTGTCTGGAGATCATCTTTACCGCATGGACTACATGGACTTTGTGCAG CATCATGTTGACAGTAATGCTGATATTACAATTTCATGTGCGCCGGTTGGTGAGAG CCGTGCATCAGATTATGGCTTGGTGAATATAGACAGCAGAGGCCGGATTACCCACTTCGCCGAAAAACCAGTAGGAGCTGAACTGAGATCAATG CAAGCTGACACAACTAATTTAGGTTTGTCTCCACAAGATGCGGTGAAATCCCCGTACATTGCATCGATGGGAGTCTATGTGTTTAGGACGGAGATTCTATTGAAGCTTCTGAGGTGGAGATTTCCTACATCAAATGACTTCGGATCAGAAATTATTCCTGCTGCTGTCATGGAGCACAATGTCCAA GCATATGTTTTTAGAGATTACTGGGAAGATATCGGAACAATCAAGTCTTTCTACGAAGCTAACTTGGCTCTTACTGTCGAG CCTCCTAAGTTTGAGTTTTATGACACGAAGACACCCTTCTACACATCTCCTCGATTCTTACCACCAACAAAAATTGATAAAAGCCGG ATTGTAGATGCAATAATCTCTCATGGATGCTTCTTGCGAGAATGTAATATCCAACACTCTGTGGTTGGTGAACGCTCACGTTTAGATTATGGTGTTGAGTTAAAG GACACTGTGATGCTGGGAGCAGACTGCTACCAGACTGAAGCTGAAATTGCTTCTCTTTTAGCAGATGGGAAAGTCCCCATTGGCGTCGGAAGTAACACAAAAATCAA GAACTGCATAATTGACAAGAATGCGAAAATAGGAAAAGACGTTCTCATCGTGAATAAAGCT GGTGTGCAAGAAGCAGATAGACCAGAAGAAGGGTTCTACATCCGGTCAGGAATCACAATTGTTATGGAGAAGGCAACAATAGAGGATGGCAAAGTGATATAA
- the LOC126683053 gene encoding 40S ribosomal protein S25-4: protein MAPKKEKAPPPSSKPAKSGGGKQKKKKWSKGKQKEKVNNMVLFDQATYDKLLSEAPKYKLITPSILSDRLRINGSLARKAIRDLMARGVIRMISAHSSQQIYTRATNT, encoded by the exons ATG GCACCGAAGAAGGAGAAGGCACCGCCGCCGTCGTCGAAGCCGGCGAAATCGGGCGGAGGaaagcagaagaagaagaagtggaGCAAGGGAAAGCAAAAGGAGAAGGTGAACAACATGGTGTTGTTTGATCAAGCTACTTATGATAAGCTTCTCTCTGAAGCTCCTAAGTATAAGCTTATCACTccttcaattctctctgatcgcTTAAGG ATCAACGGTTCACTCGCAAGGAAGGCAATAAGAGATTTGATGGCAAGAGGTGTCATCAGGATGATCTCTGCCCATTCCAGCCAGCAGATTTACACTAGGGCAACAAACACCTAG
- the LOC126680834 gene encoding SNF1-related protein kinase regulatory subunit gamma-1-like gives MVILIKRHDKNEIKMHVIMQEANKMSSKQVKDGLKCLKDEKIVENSNIKNQKHQELDHGSALQVFLDRIPINSIPGIRNSPVVELKSGDSVKDAIELLYEKNVCGAPIVADVVNPETSFGRFSDQYLGFIDFFSLVLWFLEECEKANLQAKENSGGDTEKNSFLTLLEQNPEVSQTKVGELAKCFLWDPFFPVHFDDTLFHVLLLLSKHPHLQAVPVIEQSDFQVTGFITQNAVIQLLLRSSGLEWFDSMADKALSDFHFESEERIVTVSGDQNLAEALKMLWKCRLGAVAVVNGETDKIIGCFSSSHVYLLLENHQLFNDRKTLTMQEFVHMKTGKEEVDPTIDQDLGALLTAGALRLRSSLHPKMYSPVTAERSNTLKQVMNKIAESRANFCFLVDDSQRPVGMLTLREIIIQFAPPCIDSGIHGGGFFESALEQAGCQIKNGTMICDH, from the exons ATGGTGATTCTTATAAAAAGGCATGACAAAAACGAGATAAAAatgcatgtaataatgcaaGAAGCAAATAAAATGAGTTCAAAGCAAGTTAAAGATGGATTGAAGTGtctaaaagatgaaaaaatagTTGAAAATTCGAACATCAAGAATCAAAAACATCAAGAACTTGACCATGGCAGTGCTCTGCAAGTTTTTCTTGATCGAATCCCTATTAATTCTATCCCTGGCATCAGAAATTCTCCTG TTGTGGAATTGAAAAGTGGGGATAGTGTAAAAGATGCAATCGAATTGTTGTATGAGAAGAATGTGTGTGGTGCTCCCATTGTTGCTGACGTTGTGAATCCTGAAACTAGTTTTGGAAGATTTTCAGATCAGTATTTAGGGTTTATTGATTTTTTCAGCTTAGTTCTTTGGTTTCTTGAG GAATGTGAAAAGGCCAATCTTCAAGCTAAAGAAAATAGTGGTGGTGATACTGAAAAGAACAGCTTTTTAACCCTACTAGAACAGAATCCTGAAGTTTCACAAACAAAA GTTGGTGAGTTAGCTAAGTGTTTCCTGTGGGATCCATTTTTCCCAGTACACTTTGATGATACTTTATTTCATGTTCTGCTGCTCCTCTCCAAGCACCCTCACCTGCAGGCGGTGCCTGTTATCGAGCAATCTGACTTTCAGGTCACCGGCTTCATAACACAG AATGCAGTCATCCAGTTGTTGCTACGATCAAGTGGACTCGAGTGGTTTGATAGCATGGCTGACAAAGCTTTATCCGATTTCCA CTTTGAAAGTGAGGAGCGAATAGTTACTGTGAGCGGTGATCAGAACTTGGCAGAAGCTCTGAAGATGTTATGGAAATGCCGACTAGGTGCAGTTGCAGTTGTTAATGGAGAAACTGATAAGATCATCGGGTGCTTTAGTAGCAGCCATGTTTATCTTCTTTTGGAGAATCATCAACTATTTAATGATAGAAA GACTTTAACGATGCAGGAATTTGTTCACATGAAAACCGGAAAAGAAGAAGTCGATCCTACCATCGATCAAGACCTGGGGGCTCTCTTGACAGCCGGTGCTCTTCGACTACGGAGCAGCTTACATCCGAAAATGTATTCTCCAGTCACGGCAGAAAGAAGCAATACTCTTAAGCAAGTAATGAACAAAATAGCAGAATCAAGAGCAAATTTTTGCTTTCTAGTTGATGATTCTCAGCGGCCAGTAGGAATGCTCACATTGAGAGAGATAATAATTCAGTTTGCTCCACCTTGTATAGATTCGGGTATTCATGGCGGTGGCTTCTTTGAATCTGCTCTAGAACAAGCTGGATGTCAGATCAAAAATGGGACCATGATTTGTGATCATTAA
- the LOC126683054 gene encoding defensin-like protein 1 encodes MANITLKPVYFLAIFFIILLLANAEETDAAKKVCEKRSKTWSGVCTLSSHCDNQCRKWEGADHGACHQRYWVTRACFCYFKC; translated from the exons ATGGCCAACATTACTCTCAAACCTGTTTATTTTCTTGCAATCTTTTTCATCATCCTCCTCCTAGCAAATGCAG AGGAGACAGATGCAGCGAAAAAAGTATGCGAGAAGAGGAGCAAAACGTGGTCGGGAGTATGTACGTTATCGTCACACTGCGACAATCAATGCAGGAAATGGGAGGGAGCTGACCATGGAGCTTGTCACCAGCGTTACTGGGTTACTCGTGCTTGCTTCTGCTACTTCAAATGCTAA
- the LOC126680833 gene encoding uncharacterized protein LOC126680833 translates to MSDRRVQLDHDKDENPQSSMMQPPFQSAWMSHWTRTNCKQVDDARYDLPLCSDSGENSQRSKYQKARTETEVESGSSKFVKEFRKMHKTIKNEDLTTSLGKSRHETSSKGQHFPMFKSSQNRDGSLSLKHDESSGFQEPLLRSEIGPISGYDVSPGQINKSLPSMCASTPSKIKTQSIECVVSNSDHQVMSNNLPEECKMVISTPVKSEFLGSTSRIVPSEYGSGRIPTESFFPRLDYNQTKSTFLVERKINNSATLSIDDPSTSSNQLRDFLGEQNQRKPNHFAANLYPNNVMPATSSLYHGSFELPRSSPSLGNAETMRICATIGSLEEFAVCPPKFSQTTRQFLITNKADVNLSDRGQMLRAPTISTNTKRNQPSELLSLSSDFGFNVKKRVKLQALDSSTDGETKENIESVHTFALDLKNESSAETDTMDVNTLRVNRLSGAALSVSNKDVNVAQKSPAFEAATVSVREETGIRLPTIELPDINKEVPENPGVASSSDDGPGSTSRTQSLDAEHFLHPAEHPTKSRSSGCSDTSLRLDPYCRWVKRLKTSTSDSFAQGTKIMKMEEASSHGKINKLFGNILNHGKTSSESSEPKMFKSYGKQHVVADHNIDLQRNIESTHTYSVQKSQDKIISHAWIGRWCHNQAASSKWKAESAVVVRKPNSEANEDASQKRQFPSIGAMALMGKAMNGFQACEFRKRGSSIVWNTRGLK, encoded by the exons ATGTCTGATCGTCGAGTTCAATTGGATCATGATAAGGATGAAAATCCTCAAAGTTCTATGATGCAGCCTCCTTTCCAATCTGCTTGGATGTCTCACTGGACGCGCACGAATTGCAAGCAAGTTGATGATGCTCGATATGATTTACCACTTTGTTCCGATTCTGGAGAAAATAGTCAGAGAAGTAAGTATCAGAAAGCCCGAACTGAGACAGAGGTAGAATCTGGAAGCTCCAAGTTTGTCAAAGAATTTAGAAAAATGCACAAGACTATTAAGAATGAGGATTTGACAACAAGTTTGGGGAAATCGAGACATGAAACATCATCCAAAGGCCAGCATTTTCCGATGTTTAAATCTTCGCAGAATAGAGATGGGAGTTTATCGCTGAAACATGATGAATCCTCTGGTTTTCAAGAGCCATTGTTAAGGTCAGAAATTGGTCCTATCTCTGGCTATGATGTTTCTCCAGGTCAAATCAACAAATCTTTACCCTCAATGTGTGCATCAACTCCGTCCAAAATAAAGACTCAATCAATAGAATGTGTTGTGTCAAACTCAGATCATCAGGTCATGTCAAATAATCTGCCTGAAGAATGTAAAATGGTTATATCAACACCAGTAAAGAGTGAGTTTTTGGGCTCAACTTCTAGAATTGTGCCATCAGAATACGGAAGTGGAAGGATTCCGACCGAGTCTTTTTTCCCTAGGCTAGACTACAATCAAACAAAAAGTACATTTTTGGTtgagagaaaaataaataacagtGCAACTCTGTCGATAGATGATCCCTCAACAAGCAGTAATCAGCTAAGAGATTTTCTTGGTGAACAGAACCAGAGGAAGCCAAATCATTTTGCTGCTAATTTATATCCCAACAACGTAATGCCTGCGACGTCAAGCTTATACCATGGATCATTTGAACTACCGAGAAGTTCCCCTTCGCTAGGTAATGCGGAGACTATGAGGATATGTGCAACTATAGGTTCTCTAGAAGAGTTTGCTGTTTGTCCTCCAAAGTTCTCTCAGACCACTCGCCAATTCTTAATCACAAACAAGGCTGATGTAAACTTATCTGATAGAGGTCAAATGCTCAGAGCGCCCACAATATCCACCAATACTAAAAGGAATCAACCGAGTGAGCTCCTTAGCTTATCTTCAGATTTCGGTTTTAATGTTAAGAAACGAGTGAAGCTGCAAGCTTTGGACAGCTCCACAGATGGTGAAACCAAAGAAAATATAGAAAGTGTGCATACTTTCGCCCTTGATTTAAAGAATGAATCATCAGCTGAAACTGACACCATGGACGTAAATACTCTTCGTGTGAACCGTCTTTCTG GTGCGGCTCTATCTGTCTCCAACAAG GACGTCAACGTGGCTCAGAAGTCCCCAGCATTTGAAGCTGCAACAGTGTCAGTCAGAGAAGAGACCGGAATCAGACTGCCAACTATAGAGTTACCTGACATTAACAAGGAAGTTCCAGAAAACCCAGGCGTAGCAAGTTCATCTGATGATGGGCCTGGAAGCACATCAAGAACCCAGAGCCTGGATGCCGAACACTTTCTTCACCCTGCAGAACATCCCACAAAATCAAGATCCAGTGGCTGTTCCGATACTTCTTTGAGATTGGATCCATACTGCAGATGGGTTAAACGTCTCAAAACAAGTACTTCAGATTCTTTTGCTCAGGGAACTAAGATCATGAAAATGGAGGAAGCTTCTTCTCatggaaaaattaataaactctTCGGTAATATACTCAACCATGGCAAAACTAGTTCGGAGTCTTCAGAACCAAAGATGTTCAAGTCTTATGGGAAACAACATGTGGTGGCTGATCACAATATAGACTTACAAAGGAACATTGAATCGACTCACACTTATTCAGTGCAAAAAAGTCAAGATAAAATCATTTCGCATGCTTGGATCGGAAGGTGGTGTCATAACCAAGCTGCATCTTCAAAATGGAAGGCAGAATCTGCGGTGGTGGTTCGTAAACCGAATTCAGAGGCAAATGAAGACGCTTCTCAGAAGAGGCAGTTTCCAAGCATTGGTGCCATGGCTTTGATGGGAAAGGCCATGAATGGATTTCAAGCATGTGAATTCAGGAAAAGGGGATCTTCTATTGTTTGGAATACCAGAGGATTGAAGTAA
- the LOC126683391 gene encoding pre-mRNA-splicing factor cwc22-like, translated as MTKKNNGDRRHQQMVIEDETETDAVTLRRTVYLTIMESLSFEECGHTLLKMKLQAGQEMVICSMIVECCSQAKLFDPFYGLLGQRFCGINTVYRDYFEECFVQQYSIVHRLETNRIRNVAMLFAHLLAADVLPWRLFSYILLTEDDTTSSSRIFLKFLFQDLSDRLGISALNKRLTAFHSIFPKDNPRNTRFSINFFTSIGLAGITQDLRCYLKNMQQHSDSVDRATSSESDTGSCESDGSNLSRSSFGKCSRNHGPKRRKLSLGCMNEIV; from the coding sequence ATGACGAAGAAAAATAACGGTGATCGCCGACACCAGCAGATGGTGATAGAAGATGAGACGGAAACGGATGCTGTCACTTTGAGGCGGACTGTGTACCTAACGATTATGGAGAGTTTATCATTCGAGGAGTGCGGGCATACGTTGCTGAAAATGAAACTCCAAGCAGGGCAAGAGATGGTAATCTGCAGTATGATAGTGGAGTGTTGCAGCCAAGCGAAATTGTTCGACCCATTCTACGGTTTATTGGGGCAAAGGTTTTGCGGGATCAATACAGTTTATCGGGATTATTTTGAGGAGTGCTTCGTTCAGCAATATTCGATTGTCCATCGATTAGAAACAAACAGGATTCGGAATGTGGCAATGCTTTTCGCCCATTTGCTTGCTGCTGATGTTCTTCCTTGGCGTCTATTCTCCTACATACTTCTAACGGAAGACGACACTACCTCATCTTCTCGTATATTCCTCAAGTTTCTCTTCCAGGACTTGTCCGATCGTCTTGGTATTTCTGCTTTGAATAAGCGCCTTACTGCGTTTCACTCTATTTTCCCCAAGGATAATCCGAGGAACACCCGATTTTCCATCAACTTCTTTACCTCGATCGGGCTCGCTGGCATCACCCAAGATTTGCGCTGTTACTTGAAGAATATGCAGCAGCACTCAGATTCTGTGGATAGAGCTACTTCATCAGAGTCCGACACTGGTAGCTGCGAGTCAGACGGCTCAAATTTATCGCGTTCAAGTTTTGGCAAGTGCAGCAGAAACCATGGGCCGAAAAGAAGGAAGCTAAGCTTAGGCTGCATGAATGAAATTGTTTAG